The proteins below are encoded in one region of Apium graveolens cultivar Ventura chromosome 4, ASM990537v1, whole genome shotgun sequence:
- the LOC141718325 gene encoding uncharacterized protein LOC141718325, which produces MPELQLPAANIDCRTSSYSELEVITIDVHATKDLMNSSNHQYLDVRTEEEFKNGHVDVKNIVNIPYMFETPQGRVKNTKFLEQVSSTFNKDDILIVGCQSGIRSVYATIDLLKSEFKQVYNMGTGYRGWVEKKLDVKIPELESELRYYSAMGVLFNLISFIVILLLSSGSYSEVEVITIDVHATKDLMNSGNHRYLDVRTEEEFKNGHVDVKNIVNIPYMFETPQGRVKNPRFLEQVLSTFKKDDNLIVGCQKGIRSVYATIDLLKSEYKQVYNMGSGYLAWVDKKLAVKIPEPVSEAKNEEL; this is translated from the exons TTCATACTCAGAACTTGAAGTCATCACCATTGATGTCCATGCAACTAAAGATCTCATGAATTCTAGCAATCATCAATATCTTGATGTTAG AACCGAGGAAGAATTCAAGAACGGTCATGTGGACGTAAAGAATATTGTTAACATTCCTTACATGTTCGAAACCCCTCAAGGCAG GGTGAAGAATACTAAGTTTCTGGAACAAGTTTCATCAACTTTTAACAAGGATGATATTCTTATAGTG GGGTGTCAAAGTGGGATAAGATCTGTTTATGCAACCATTGATCTTCTTAAATCT GAGTTCAAACAAGTTTACAACATGGGAACTGGATATCGTGGCTGGGTTGAAAAGAAGTTAGATGTGAAGATACCAGAACTTGAATCTGAA CTACGCT ATTATTCAGCTATGGGCGTTCTCTTTAATCTAATTAGTTTTATTGTAATTTTGCTTCTATCCTCTGGTTCGTACTCAGAAGTTGAAGTGATCACCATTGATGTCCACGCAACTAAGGATCTCATGAATTCTGGCAATCATCGGTATCTTGATGTCAG AACCGAGGAAGAATTCAAGAATGGGCATGTGGACGTGAAGAATATCGTTAACATTCCTTACATGTTCGAAACCCCTCAAG GGAGAGTGAAGAATCCCAGGTTTCTTGAACAAGTCTTATCAACTTTCAAAAAGGATGATAATCTTATAGTG GGGTGTCAAAAAGGGATAAGATCTGTTTATGCAACCATTGATCTTCTTAAATCT GAGTACAAGCAAGTGTACAATATGGGAAGTGGTTATCTTGCCTGGGTTGACAAGAAGTTAGCAGTGAAGATACCAGAGCCTGTATCAGAAGCCAAAAATGAAGAGCTCTAA